Proteins found in one Drosophila busckii strain San Diego stock center, stock number 13000-0081.31 chromosome 2R, ASM1175060v1, whole genome shotgun sequence genomic segment:
- the LOC108596332 gene encoding zinc finger protein 605 isoform X3 translates to MCAAQSNPPSFGYAWGFADNGNRAAESVLEISPNINYTVSGESMPYLLSTDGSLAVQKDVKGALASNKGNVVRRMFVVNDSSFAPGTQRVITTGPASTVVKKQDSAQQVLSINSLDKNYLLVDAAAAAAAAAGDPSASAHHHHHHTLANGSIVDAKTGQTVLTTTSAAAKSHFSSIGALHLTQEECNEILIKRAIAAGHGHQTHTITTNAAGDGVHHHHHTAPGATPSGATTFLGDILPGISVQVQKVIQGLEENEDSQGDAPNLKLEPGTLELSPKTELQESMHFSETDATIKKERPYSCDECGKSFLLKHHLTTHARVHTGGERPHICTHCGKSFAHKHCLNTHLLLHSTDRPYQCQECKKSFTLKHHLLTHTRVHSRERPFVCQECGRAFPLKRHLVTHSKFHAGERPYVCEECGESFAQENHLIMHSRFHGSLNPFVCADCGASFPRKFQLVNHGRIHGKIPHSCTICGKEFLQKRTLVSHMRRVHTGEQAHPCVSCGEGFLTKAELHQHVRAAHNGVNPNTSSATIIANQQLQQPHHHPGHPQTITVVSNPANSTLLTVSTTDANGVARPQFVCRECGSAFNSREALALHLRLHTGDKSLMTDLCALTAALPGHFLSTSLNPGTVVTANPNLVGQSPVPVQIISSTGQVMSQTTLVQAANSTHPQAVVTAVPTMPVHGQHLQHVTTQHQQQQQQQHVVTVSANKPKSHFCASCGKGFAAKHGLMQHNRRHPSGGCTVRTHVCECGKAFFQKNHLMLHQRQHLETKPTISQQQEADVQQQQQQQQQQAAAAAAAAAGQQSTQVEVQILPGGHGKVIKYEICRNVLDEQSAQQQQQQQQQQQQQQQSGMHAE, encoded by the exons ATGTGCGCTGCACAGAGCAATCCGCCGTCCTTCGGCTACGCTTGGGGCTTTGCAGACAACGGCAACCGTGCCGCCGAATCAGTTTTGGAAATATCGCCAAATATTAACTACACCGTCAGTGGGGAATCG ATGCCCTATTTGTTATCCACGGATGGATCATTGGCCGTACAAAAGGACGTTAAAGGTGCACTCGCCAGCAATAAGGGCAATGTTGTGCGTCGCATGTTCGTTGTGAATGATTCCTCATTTGCGCCCGGAACACAAAG AGTAATTACCACAGGGCCCGCCTCGACGGTAGTCAAAAAACAGGACTCCGCTCAACAGGTGTTGAGCATAAATTCGCTCGATAAGAACT ATCTGTTGGTCGatgcagcggctgcagcagcggcagcagctggcgaTCCATCTGCAAgcgctcatcatcatcatcatcatacgCTGGCAAATGGCAGCATTGTTGATGCCAAAACTGGACAAACGGTATTGACCACAACAAGCGCTGCGGCCAAATCGCATTTTAGCTCAATTGGTGCACTGCATCTCACGCAAGAGGAAtgcaatgaaatattaataaaacgcgccattgctgctggccacgGCCATCAGACGCACACAATCACAACTAACGCGGCTGGCGACGGAGtgcaccatcatcatcatacgGCGCCGGGAGCGACACCAA GCGGTGCAACAACTTTCTTAGGTGACATACTTCCTGGTATTTCAGTTCAAGTCCAGAAAGTAATACAAGGACTCGAAGAGAACGAGGACTCGCAGGGCGACGCACCCAACTTAAAGTTGGAACCAGGCACATTAGAATTGTCCCCAAAGACCGAACTACAGGAATCAATGCATTTCAGCGAA ACCGACGCCACCATCAAAAAGGAGCGCCCGTACAGCTGTGACGAGTGCGGTAAATCCTTTCTGCTTAAGCACCATTTGACAACCCACGCACGCGTGCACACAGGTG GTGAACGTCCCCATATTTGCACCCATTGTGGCAAGAGTTTCGCGCACAAGCATTGTCTAAAtacacatttgttgttgcattccACGGATCGGCCATATCAGTGCCAAGAGTGCAAGAAGAGTTTTACACTTAAGCATCATTTATTGACGCATACACGTGTCCATAGTCGCGAGCGACCATTTGTTTGCCAGGAGTGCGGCCGTGCATTTCCACTCAAGCGTCATCTGGTGACGCACAGTAAATTTCACGCCGGCGAACGTCCCTACGTCTGCGAGGAATGCGGTGAAAGTTTCGCACAGGAGAATCACCTGATTATGCACTCGCG ctttcaTGGTTCATTGAATCCATTTGTTTGTGCTGACTGCGGTGCCTCATTTCCacgcaaatttcaattagtaAACCACGGACGTATACACGGCAAAATCCCACACTCCTGCACCATTTGCGGCAAAGAGTTTCTACAAAAGCGCACACTAGTTTCCCACATGAG acgTGTACACACCGGCGAGCAGGCGCATCCCTGCGTAAGCTGCGGCGAGGGTTTCCTCACCAAGGCCGAACTGCATCAACATGTGCGTGCTGCGCACAATGGGGTTAATCCCAATACCAGCAGCGCCACCATAATTGCCAATCAACAG ctacagcagccgCATCATCATCCCGGACATCCGCAGACCATAACAGTTGTCAGCAATCCAGCTAATTCTACGCTACTCACTGTCTCCACAACGGATGCCAATGGCGTGGCGCGTCCACAGTTTGTGTGCCG TGAGTGCGGCAGCGCCTTTAACAGCCGCGAGGCCTTGGCCCTGCATTTGCGACTACACACGGGCGACAAGAGCCTGATGACAGATCTGTGCGCCTTGACAGCAGCGTTGCCTGGCCACTTTCTAAGCACCAGCCTAAATCCGGGCACTGTTGTCACAGCCAATCCCAATTTGGTTGGACAGAGTCCGGTGCCCGTGCAAATCATATCGTCCACCGGTCAGGTGATGTCACAGACCACGCTGGTGCAGGCCGCCAACTCGACTCATCCGCAAGCGGTCGTCACTGCCGTGCCCACAATGCCGGTGCATGGCCAGCACTTGCAGCATGTGACCacgcagcatcagcagcagcagcagcaacaacatgtggTAACCGTTTCGGCCAATAAGCCTAAATCGCATTTCTGCGCCAGCTGTGGCAAAGGCTTTGCCGCCAAGCATGGCCTCATGCAGCACAACCGTCGACATCCGAGCGGCGGATGCACGGTGCGCACTCATGTCTGCGAGTGTGGCAAGGCCTTCTTCCAAAAGAATCATCTGATGCTGCATCAGCGACAGCATTTGGAAACAAAGCCAACCATATCGCAGCAACAG gAGGCTgatgtgcaacagcagcagcagcagcaacaacaacaagcagcagctgcagcagcagcggcggctggCCAACAGTCCACACAGGTGGAGGTGCAAATATTGCCCGGTGGTCATGGCAAGGTCATCAAGTATGAAATTTGTCGCAACGTCCTGGATGAGCAATcggcacaacagcagcaacagcaacaacaacagcagcagcagcaacaacaatcaggcATGCATGCTGAATAG
- the LOC108596332 gene encoding zinc finger protein 665 isoform X12 — protein MCAAQSNPPSFGYAWGFADNGNRAAESVLEISPNINYTVSGESMPYLLSTDGSLAVQKDVKGALASNKGNVVRRMFVVNDSSFAPGTQRVITTGPASTVVKKQDSAQQVLSINSLDKNYLLVDAAAAAAAAAGDPSASAHHHHHHTLANGSIVDAKTGQTVLTTTSAAAKSHFSSIGALHLTQEECNEILIKRAIAAGHGHQTHTITTNAAGDGVHHHHHTAPGATPIQVQKVIQGLEENEDSQGDAPNLKLEPGTLELSPKTELQESMHFSETDATIKKERPYSCDECGKSFLLKHHLTTHARVHTGERPHICTHCGKSFAHKHCLNTHLLLHSTDRPYQCQECKKSFTLKHHLLTHTRVHSRERPFVCQECGRAFPLKRHLVTHSKFHAGERPYVCEECGESFAQENHLIMHSRFHGSLNPFVCADCGASFPRKFQLVNHGRIHGKIPHSCTICGKEFLQKRTLVSHMRRVHTGEQAHPCVSCGEGFLTKAELHQHVRAAHNGVNPNTSSATIIANQQLQQPHHHPGHPQTITVVSNPANSTLLTVSTTDANGVARPQFVCRECGSAFNSREALALHLRLHTGDKSLMTDLCALTAALPGHFLSTSLNPGTVVTANPNLVGQSPVPVQIISSTGQVMSQTTLVQAANSTHPQAVVTAVPTMPVHGQHLQHVTTQHQQQQQQQHVVTVSANKPKSHFCASCGKGFAAKHGLMQHNRRHPSGGCTVRTHVCECGKAFFQKNHLMLHQRQHLETKPTISQQQLVVPTTSY, from the exons ATGTGCGCTGCACAGAGCAATCCGCCGTCCTTCGGCTACGCTTGGGGCTTTGCAGACAACGGCAACCGTGCCGCCGAATCAGTTTTGGAAATATCGCCAAATATTAACTACACCGTCAGTGGGGAATCG ATGCCCTATTTGTTATCCACGGATGGATCATTGGCCGTACAAAAGGACGTTAAAGGTGCACTCGCCAGCAATAAGGGCAATGTTGTGCGTCGCATGTTCGTTGTGAATGATTCCTCATTTGCGCCCGGAACACAAAG AGTAATTACCACAGGGCCCGCCTCGACGGTAGTCAAAAAACAGGACTCCGCTCAACAGGTGTTGAGCATAAATTCGCTCGATAAGAACT ATCTGTTGGTCGatgcagcggctgcagcagcggcagcagctggcgaTCCATCTGCAAgcgctcatcatcatcatcatcatacgCTGGCAAATGGCAGCATTGTTGATGCCAAAACTGGACAAACGGTATTGACCACAACAAGCGCTGCGGCCAAATCGCATTTTAGCTCAATTGGTGCACTGCATCTCACGCAAGAGGAAtgcaatgaaatattaataaaacgcgccattgctgctggccacgGCCATCAGACGCACACAATCACAACTAACGCGGCTGGCGACGGAGtgcaccatcatcatcatacgGCGCCGGGAGCGACACCAA TTCAAGTCCAGAAAGTAATACAAGGACTCGAAGAGAACGAGGACTCGCAGGGCGACGCACCCAACTTAAAGTTGGAACCAGGCACATTAGAATTGTCCCCAAAGACCGAACTACAGGAATCAATGCATTTCAGCGAA ACCGACGCCACCATCAAAAAGGAGCGCCCGTACAGCTGTGACGAGTGCGGTAAATCCTTTCTGCTTAAGCACCATTTGACAACCCACGCACGCGTGCACACAG GTGAACGTCCCCATATTTGCACCCATTGTGGCAAGAGTTTCGCGCACAAGCATTGTCTAAAtacacatttgttgttgcattccACGGATCGGCCATATCAGTGCCAAGAGTGCAAGAAGAGTTTTACACTTAAGCATCATTTATTGACGCATACACGTGTCCATAGTCGCGAGCGACCATTTGTTTGCCAGGAGTGCGGCCGTGCATTTCCACTCAAGCGTCATCTGGTGACGCACAGTAAATTTCACGCCGGCGAACGTCCCTACGTCTGCGAGGAATGCGGTGAAAGTTTCGCACAGGAGAATCACCTGATTATGCACTCGCG ctttcaTGGTTCATTGAATCCATTTGTTTGTGCTGACTGCGGTGCCTCATTTCCacgcaaatttcaattagtaAACCACGGACGTATACACGGCAAAATCCCACACTCCTGCACCATTTGCGGCAAAGAGTTTCTACAAAAGCGCACACTAGTTTCCCACATGAG acgTGTACACACCGGCGAGCAGGCGCATCCCTGCGTAAGCTGCGGCGAGGGTTTCCTCACCAAGGCCGAACTGCATCAACATGTGCGTGCTGCGCACAATGGGGTTAATCCCAATACCAGCAGCGCCACCATAATTGCCAATCAACAG ctacagcagccgCATCATCATCCCGGACATCCGCAGACCATAACAGTTGTCAGCAATCCAGCTAATTCTACGCTACTCACTGTCTCCACAACGGATGCCAATGGCGTGGCGCGTCCACAGTTTGTGTGCCG TGAGTGCGGCAGCGCCTTTAACAGCCGCGAGGCCTTGGCCCTGCATTTGCGACTACACACGGGCGACAAGAGCCTGATGACAGATCTGTGCGCCTTGACAGCAGCGTTGCCTGGCCACTTTCTAAGCACCAGCCTAAATCCGGGCACTGTTGTCACAGCCAATCCCAATTTGGTTGGACAGAGTCCGGTGCCCGTGCAAATCATATCGTCCACCGGTCAGGTGATGTCACAGACCACGCTGGTGCAGGCCGCCAACTCGACTCATCCGCAAGCGGTCGTCACTGCCGTGCCCACAATGCCGGTGCATGGCCAGCACTTGCAGCATGTGACCacgcagcatcagcagcagcagcagcaacaacatgtggTAACCGTTTCGGCCAATAAGCCTAAATCGCATTTCTGCGCCAGCTGTGGCAAAGGCTTTGCCGCCAAGCATGGCCTCATGCAGCACAACCGTCGACATCCGAGCGGCGGATGCACGGTGCGCACTCATGTCTGCGAGTGTGGCAAGGCCTTCTTCCAAAAGAATCATCTGATGCTGCATCAGCGACAGCATTTGGAAACAAAGCCAACCATATCGCAGCAACAG CTTGTTGTGCCAACTACTTCTtactaa
- the LOC108596332 gene encoding zinc finger protein 665 isoform X9, protein MCAAQSNPPSFGYAWGFADNGNRAAESVLEISPNINYTVSGESMPYLLSTDGSLAVQKDVKGALASNKGNVVRRMFVVNDSSFAPGTQRVITTGPASTVVKKQDSAQQVLSINSLDKNYLLVDAAAAAAAAAGDPSASAHHHHHHTLANGSIVDAKTGQTVLTTTSAAAKSHFSSIGALHLTQEECNEILIKRAIAAGHGHQTHTITTNAAGDGVHHHHHTAPGATPSGATTFLGDILPGISVQVQKVIQGLEENEDSQGDAPNLKLEPGTLELSPKTELQESMHFSETDATIKKERPYSCDECGKSFLLKHHLTTHARVHTGGERPHICTHCGKSFAHKHCLNTHLLLHSTDRPYQCQECKKSFTLKHHLLTHTRVHSRERPFVCQECGRAFPLKRHLVTHSKFHAGERPYVCEECGESFAQENHLIMHSRFHGSLNPFVCADCGASFPRKFQLVNHGRIHGKIPHSCTICGKEFLQKRTLVSHMRRVHTGEQAHPCVSCGEGFLTKAELHQHVRAAHNGVNPNTSSATIIANQQQLQQPHHHPGHPQTITVVSNPANSTLLTVSTTDANGVARPQFVCRECGSAFNSREALALHLRLHTGDKSLMTDLCALTAALPGHFLSTSLNPGTVVTANPNLVGQSPVPVQIISSTGQVMSQTTLVQAANSTHPQAVVTAVPTMPVHGQHLQHVTTQHQQQQQQQHVVTVSANKPKSHFCASCGKGFAAKHGLMQHNRRHPSGGCTVRTHVCECGKAFFQKNHLMLHQRQHLETKPTISQQQLVVPTTSY, encoded by the exons ATGTGCGCTGCACAGAGCAATCCGCCGTCCTTCGGCTACGCTTGGGGCTTTGCAGACAACGGCAACCGTGCCGCCGAATCAGTTTTGGAAATATCGCCAAATATTAACTACACCGTCAGTGGGGAATCG ATGCCCTATTTGTTATCCACGGATGGATCATTGGCCGTACAAAAGGACGTTAAAGGTGCACTCGCCAGCAATAAGGGCAATGTTGTGCGTCGCATGTTCGTTGTGAATGATTCCTCATTTGCGCCCGGAACACAAAG AGTAATTACCACAGGGCCCGCCTCGACGGTAGTCAAAAAACAGGACTCCGCTCAACAGGTGTTGAGCATAAATTCGCTCGATAAGAACT ATCTGTTGGTCGatgcagcggctgcagcagcggcagcagctggcgaTCCATCTGCAAgcgctcatcatcatcatcatcatacgCTGGCAAATGGCAGCATTGTTGATGCCAAAACTGGACAAACGGTATTGACCACAACAAGCGCTGCGGCCAAATCGCATTTTAGCTCAATTGGTGCACTGCATCTCACGCAAGAGGAAtgcaatgaaatattaataaaacgcgccattgctgctggccacgGCCATCAGACGCACACAATCACAACTAACGCGGCTGGCGACGGAGtgcaccatcatcatcatacgGCGCCGGGAGCGACACCAA GCGGTGCAACAACTTTCTTAGGTGACATACTTCCTGGTATTTCAGTTCAAGTCCAGAAAGTAATACAAGGACTCGAAGAGAACGAGGACTCGCAGGGCGACGCACCCAACTTAAAGTTGGAACCAGGCACATTAGAATTGTCCCCAAAGACCGAACTACAGGAATCAATGCATTTCAGCGAA ACCGACGCCACCATCAAAAAGGAGCGCCCGTACAGCTGTGACGAGTGCGGTAAATCCTTTCTGCTTAAGCACCATTTGACAACCCACGCACGCGTGCACACAGGTG GTGAACGTCCCCATATTTGCACCCATTGTGGCAAGAGTTTCGCGCACAAGCATTGTCTAAAtacacatttgttgttgcattccACGGATCGGCCATATCAGTGCCAAGAGTGCAAGAAGAGTTTTACACTTAAGCATCATTTATTGACGCATACACGTGTCCATAGTCGCGAGCGACCATTTGTTTGCCAGGAGTGCGGCCGTGCATTTCCACTCAAGCGTCATCTGGTGACGCACAGTAAATTTCACGCCGGCGAACGTCCCTACGTCTGCGAGGAATGCGGTGAAAGTTTCGCACAGGAGAATCACCTGATTATGCACTCGCG ctttcaTGGTTCATTGAATCCATTTGTTTGTGCTGACTGCGGTGCCTCATTTCCacgcaaatttcaattagtaAACCACGGACGTATACACGGCAAAATCCCACACTCCTGCACCATTTGCGGCAAAGAGTTTCTACAAAAGCGCACACTAGTTTCCCACATGAG acgTGTACACACCGGCGAGCAGGCGCATCCCTGCGTAAGCTGCGGCGAGGGTTTCCTCACCAAGGCCGAACTGCATCAACATGTGCGTGCTGCGCACAATGGGGTTAATCCCAATACCAGCAGCGCCACCATAATTGCCAATCAACAG cagctacagcagccgCATCATCATCCCGGACATCCGCAGACCATAACAGTTGTCAGCAATCCAGCTAATTCTACGCTACTCACTGTCTCCACAACGGATGCCAATGGCGTGGCGCGTCCACAGTTTGTGTGCCG TGAGTGCGGCAGCGCCTTTAACAGCCGCGAGGCCTTGGCCCTGCATTTGCGACTACACACGGGCGACAAGAGCCTGATGACAGATCTGTGCGCCTTGACAGCAGCGTTGCCTGGCCACTTTCTAAGCACCAGCCTAAATCCGGGCACTGTTGTCACAGCCAATCCCAATTTGGTTGGACAGAGTCCGGTGCCCGTGCAAATCATATCGTCCACCGGTCAGGTGATGTCACAGACCACGCTGGTGCAGGCCGCCAACTCGACTCATCCGCAAGCGGTCGTCACTGCCGTGCCCACAATGCCGGTGCATGGCCAGCACTTGCAGCATGTGACCacgcagcatcagcagcagcagcagcaacaacatgtggTAACCGTTTCGGCCAATAAGCCTAAATCGCATTTCTGCGCCAGCTGTGGCAAAGGCTTTGCCGCCAAGCATGGCCTCATGCAGCACAACCGTCGACATCCGAGCGGCGGATGCACGGTGCGCACTCATGTCTGCGAGTGTGGCAAGGCCTTCTTCCAAAAGAATCATCTGATGCTGCATCAGCGACAGCATTTGGAAACAAAGCCAACCATATCGCAGCAACAG CTTGTTGTGCCAACTACTTCTtactaa
- the LOC108596332 gene encoding zinc finger protein 432 isoform X11 has translation MCAAQSNPPSFGYAWGFADNGNRAAESVLEISPNINYTVSGESMPYLLSTDGSLAVQKDVKGALASNKGNVVRRMFVVNDSSFAPGTQRVITTGPASTVVKKQDSAQQVLSINSLDKNYLLVDAAAAAAAAAGDPSASAHHHHHHTLANGSIVDAKTGQTVLTTTSAAAKSHFSSIGALHLTQEECNEILIKRAIAAGHGHQTHTITTNAAGDGVHHHHHTAPGATPSDILPGISVQVQKVIQGLEENEDSQGDAPNLKLEPGTLELSPKTELQESMHFSETDATIKKERPYSCDECGKSFLLKHHLTTHARVHTGERPHICTHCGKSFAHKHCLNTHLLLHSTDRPYQCQECKKSFTLKHHLLTHTRVHSRERPFVCQECGRAFPLKRHLVTHSKFHAGERPYVCEECGESFAQENHLIMHSRFHGSLNPFVCADCGASFPRKFQLVNHGRIHGKIPHSCTICGKEFLQKRTLVSHMRRVHTGEQAHPCVSCGEGFLTKAELHQHVRAAHNGVNPNTSSATIIANQQQLQQPHHHPGHPQTITVVSNPANSTLLTVSTTDANGVARPQFVCRECGSAFNSREALALHLRLHTGDKSLMTDLCALTAALPGHFLSTSLNPGTVVTANPNLVGQSPVPVQIISSTGQVMSQTTLVQAANSTHPQAVVTAVPTMPVHGQHLQHVTTQHQQQQQQQHVVTVSANKPKSHFCASCGKGFAAKHGLMQHNRRHPSGGCTVRTHVCECGKAFFQKNHLMLHQRQHLETKPTISQQQVC, from the exons ATGTGCGCTGCACAGAGCAATCCGCCGTCCTTCGGCTACGCTTGGGGCTTTGCAGACAACGGCAACCGTGCCGCCGAATCAGTTTTGGAAATATCGCCAAATATTAACTACACCGTCAGTGGGGAATCG ATGCCCTATTTGTTATCCACGGATGGATCATTGGCCGTACAAAAGGACGTTAAAGGTGCACTCGCCAGCAATAAGGGCAATGTTGTGCGTCGCATGTTCGTTGTGAATGATTCCTCATTTGCGCCCGGAACACAAAG AGTAATTACCACAGGGCCCGCCTCGACGGTAGTCAAAAAACAGGACTCCGCTCAACAGGTGTTGAGCATAAATTCGCTCGATAAGAACT ATCTGTTGGTCGatgcagcggctgcagcagcggcagcagctggcgaTCCATCTGCAAgcgctcatcatcatcatcatcatacgCTGGCAAATGGCAGCATTGTTGATGCCAAAACTGGACAAACGGTATTGACCACAACAAGCGCTGCGGCCAAATCGCATTTTAGCTCAATTGGTGCACTGCATCTCACGCAAGAGGAAtgcaatgaaatattaataaaacgcgccattgctgctggccacgGCCATCAGACGCACACAATCACAACTAACGCGGCTGGCGACGGAGtgcaccatcatcatcatacgGCGCCGGGAGCGACACCAA GTGACATACTTCCTGGTATTTCAGTTCAAGTCCAGAAAGTAATACAAGGACTCGAAGAGAACGAGGACTCGCAGGGCGACGCACCCAACTTAAAGTTGGAACCAGGCACATTAGAATTGTCCCCAAAGACCGAACTACAGGAATCAATGCATTTCAGCGAA ACCGACGCCACCATCAAAAAGGAGCGCCCGTACAGCTGTGACGAGTGCGGTAAATCCTTTCTGCTTAAGCACCATTTGACAACCCACGCACGCGTGCACACAG GTGAACGTCCCCATATTTGCACCCATTGTGGCAAGAGTTTCGCGCACAAGCATTGTCTAAAtacacatttgttgttgcattccACGGATCGGCCATATCAGTGCCAAGAGTGCAAGAAGAGTTTTACACTTAAGCATCATTTATTGACGCATACACGTGTCCATAGTCGCGAGCGACCATTTGTTTGCCAGGAGTGCGGCCGTGCATTTCCACTCAAGCGTCATCTGGTGACGCACAGTAAATTTCACGCCGGCGAACGTCCCTACGTCTGCGAGGAATGCGGTGAAAGTTTCGCACAGGAGAATCACCTGATTATGCACTCGCG ctttcaTGGTTCATTGAATCCATTTGTTTGTGCTGACTGCGGTGCCTCATTTCCacgcaaatttcaattagtaAACCACGGACGTATACACGGCAAAATCCCACACTCCTGCACCATTTGCGGCAAAGAGTTTCTACAAAAGCGCACACTAGTTTCCCACATGAG acgTGTACACACCGGCGAGCAGGCGCATCCCTGCGTAAGCTGCGGCGAGGGTTTCCTCACCAAGGCCGAACTGCATCAACATGTGCGTGCTGCGCACAATGGGGTTAATCCCAATACCAGCAGCGCCACCATAATTGCCAATCAACAG cagctacagcagccgCATCATCATCCCGGACATCCGCAGACCATAACAGTTGTCAGCAATCCAGCTAATTCTACGCTACTCACTGTCTCCACAACGGATGCCAATGGCGTGGCGCGTCCACAGTTTGTGTGCCG TGAGTGCGGCAGCGCCTTTAACAGCCGCGAGGCCTTGGCCCTGCATTTGCGACTACACACGGGCGACAAGAGCCTGATGACAGATCTGTGCGCCTTGACAGCAGCGTTGCCTGGCCACTTTCTAAGCACCAGCCTAAATCCGGGCACTGTTGTCACAGCCAATCCCAATTTGGTTGGACAGAGTCCGGTGCCCGTGCAAATCATATCGTCCACCGGTCAGGTGATGTCACAGACCACGCTGGTGCAGGCCGCCAACTCGACTCATCCGCAAGCGGTCGTCACTGCCGTGCCCACAATGCCGGTGCATGGCCAGCACTTGCAGCATGTGACCacgcagcatcagcagcagcagcagcaacaacatgtggTAACCGTTTCGGCCAATAAGCCTAAATCGCATTTCTGCGCCAGCTGTGGCAAAGGCTTTGCCGCCAAGCATGGCCTCATGCAGCACAACCGTCGACATCCGAGCGGCGGATGCACGGTGCGCACTCATGTCTGCGAGTGTGGCAAGGCCTTCTTCCAAAAGAATCATCTGATGCTGCATCAGCGACAGCATTTGGAAACAAAGCCAACCATATCGCAGCAACAGGTATGCTAA